Below is a genomic region from Trueperaceae bacterium.
CGAGGTCGGGCCGGACCGTTGGGCGGTGCACGTGACGGGGACGGTCGACTCGCACGGGCAGCCGCTGGAACTCCTGCCGTGGCTGCTCAGCTGGGGCGCCTCCGTGGAGGTGGTGGAGCCGGACCACGTGCGACAGCGGGTGCAGGACGAGCTGCGCAGGGCACTCACGGCGTACGGCGGCGCGGGTTGACGCCGCGCCGCGCTTAAGGGGCGCGCGTGGAGTTCGTCTGCCTCGCCGCCGGACGCGGCACGCGCATGGGGCGCCTGGGCGTCTACCTGCAGAAGTGCATGTACCCCGTCGGGCTGCGGCCGTTCCTCGAACTGTCGCTCCTCGAGGTGGCCGCCGCGGGCGCCGGGCGGGTGCACATCGTGGTCGGTCACCTTGGCGGGCAGATCGAGGAGTACTTCGGACTCGAGTACGGGGGGATGGACCTCGTCTACGTGCACCAGGAGGAGCCGCGCGGCACCGGTCACGCCGTCGCGCTGGTGGCCCCGCACCTGCCACCGGGGGCTGGTTCGGTGCTCGTTTGGCAGGCGGACGTCCACCTGCCGCGCGAGCTGGTGGGCGCGCTGGAGCGCCACTTTGGTCCGAACGTCTTGACCCTGGTGGAGGAGCCGGGCGCACCGGCCGAGGTGATGGTCACGGCCGAGTGTGGGCGCGTCACGCGCGCCTGGCAGGGCGCCGGCCCCTACTCCGACGCCGGGGTGTGGCGCCTGGAGCCTCGCCTCCTGCCCGAGCTCGCCAGGAGCGCGGCGCCCGGCGGCGAGTACCGCGCCCTCCCTAACCTCCAGGCCCTGATCGAGGCCGGGCGGGCGGCGGTCGGTTTCGTGACCGTGGCGCGTCGCCTCCACATCGGCGGGACGGCGCCGACCCCCGAGGCGAACGTGGCCGACGTGGTGGCGTGCCTCCTGGGGCGGGAAGCCGACGGTCGGTGACGTGCTAGTCGCCAGGGCGCCACTGCGCGTGCCCCTGGCGGGCGGACTGACCGACGTCAGGCGCTACGCGGAGGAACACGGCGGCGTGACGGTGAGCGCCACCATCGGGGCGGCGGCGTGGGTCACCTGGTTGCCGGCGGTGAACGGGCGCTTCGAGGTCGTGGCCGACGGCGTCAGCGCCGAGGCCGCCA
It encodes:
- a CDS encoding NTP transferase domain-containing protein; translation: MEFVCLAAGRGTRMGRLGVYLQKCMYPVGLRPFLELSLLEVAAAGAGRVHIVVGHLGGQIEEYFGLEYGGMDLVYVHQEEPRGTGHAVALVAPHLPPGAGSVLVWQADVHLPRELVGALERHFGPNVLTLVEEPGAPAEVMVTAECGRVTRAWQGAGPYSDAGVWRLEPRLLPELARSAAPGGEYRALPNLQALIEAGRAAVGFVTVARRLHIGGTAPTPEANVADVVACLLGREADGR